One Paenisporosarcina sp. FSL H8-0542 genomic region harbors:
- a CDS encoding GNAT family N-acetyltransferase — protein MYWCKIARTEKEFEAIAKLNYETFVEEIPQHEHHPSGKRTDEFHAENTYLIVLKNQELVGMIALRDERPFSLDRKMGLVEHGLPEEALDGKLCEIRLLSVRKDHRNGRVFFMLARALADHAYEKGYGAAVISGTVRELKLYDQLGFKAFGKPVGSGEAVFVPMYLTKQHYEQSVAARFQNKRYTFYPGPNELSVEMKKVFQRSPISHRSYQFEVSLKRVRTMLLEMTEASHVHLLAGSGTLANEAMIAQITQLESKGVILVNGAFGERLKQQAQRWGLAYDTIEMKWGEPFDYSEVEHHLKSGMYGWILLTHGETSTGMLNDVAQIKKLCNELGIKVCMDCVSSFGAVRFQLKNIYLATGVSGKAIGSMSGMAMVFSNHIIEESHTIPTYLDLGCYSNGQIPFTYSSQMLASLEIALGAYKQNERYDLLNTRYQTLLMAETNKELEFLTGQGYPMIVTLKVPSKTEYLVKDARLSGFDLHAQSEYLKQRKWAQLSLIQPDFEEAFEKFLLWLHHYKAYEKQ, from the coding sequence ATGTATTGGTGTAAAATCGCTCGAACAGAGAAAGAGTTTGAGGCAATAGCTAAACTAAATTATGAAACATTCGTAGAGGAGATACCTCAGCATGAACACCATCCTAGTGGCAAACGTACAGACGAATTCCATGCTGAGAATACATATTTAATCGTACTGAAAAACCAAGAACTAGTGGGAATGATTGCCCTTCGTGATGAACGCCCGTTTTCCCTGGACCGCAAAATGGGACTGGTAGAACATGGACTTCCTGAAGAAGCGTTGGACGGCAAATTATGTGAAATACGATTGCTTTCGGTCCGCAAAGATCATCGGAACGGTCGTGTATTTTTCATGCTGGCACGTGCATTGGCTGACCATGCCTATGAAAAAGGCTATGGGGCAGCTGTCATTTCAGGAACCGTCCGGGAATTAAAACTTTACGACCAACTCGGTTTCAAAGCGTTTGGAAAACCTGTTGGGAGTGGGGAAGCCGTTTTTGTCCCCATGTATTTGACTAAACAGCATTATGAACAATCGGTTGCTGCTCGCTTTCAAAACAAGCGCTATACTTTCTACCCGGGTCCGAATGAATTAAGTGTGGAAATGAAAAAAGTTTTTCAGCGCTCACCGATCTCCCATCGGTCATATCAATTTGAAGTGTCTCTGAAACGGGTACGGACCATGCTCTTGGAAATGACAGAGGCATCGCATGTTCATTTGCTGGCAGGAAGCGGGACACTTGCCAATGAAGCCATGATCGCCCAAATTACACAGCTCGAATCCAAAGGGGTAATTTTGGTTAATGGTGCATTTGGGGAACGTTTGAAACAACAGGCTCAAAGATGGGGTCTGGCGTACGACACTATAGAAATGAAGTGGGGAGAGCCATTCGATTATTCAGAAGTGGAACATCATTTGAAGTCTGGTATGTACGGATGGATTTTACTGACACATGGGGAAACCTCCACAGGGATGCTAAATGATGTGGCTCAGATTAAGAAACTTTGTAATGAACTTGGAATCAAGGTGTGTATGGATTGCGTCAGTTCGTTCGGTGCAGTTCGCTTTCAGCTTAAAAATATCTACTTGGCAACGGGTGTAAGTGGGAAAGCAATTGGTTCGATGTCTGGAATGGCAATGGTTTTTTCAAATCACATAATCGAAGAATCACACACCATTCCAACATATTTGGATCTGGGGTGTTATTCGAATGGTCAAATCCCATTCACTTATTCTTCTCAAATGCTTGCAAGCCTTGAGATTGCGTTGGGTGCATACAAGCAAAATGAACGGTATGACTTGTTAAATACCCGCTATCAAACGCTTTTAATGGCGGAAACAAACAAAGAGCTTGAATTTTTGACTGGGCAAGGCTATCCAATGATTGTGACCCTCAAAGTTCCGTCGAAAACGGAGTACCTTGTCAAGGATGCGAGACTTTCTGGATTTGATCTTCATGCTCAAAGTGAATATTTGAAGCAAAGAAAGTGGGCCCAACTGTCACTCATTCAGCCAGATTTTGAAGAAGCATTCGAGAAATTCCTATTGTGGCTTCATCATTACAAAGCATATGAAAAGCAGTGA
- a CDS encoding metal-sensitive transcriptional regulator: MTTNTDASPLEEPLESTTCRKSHHPDSVKKDLTTRLNRIEGQIRGIKGMVDKDVYCDDIITQLSATQSALNSVAKVLLAGHLKGCVKERLAAGEDDVLDELLTTVQKLMRK; this comes from the coding sequence ATGACCACTAATACTGATGCTTCACCACTTGAGGAACCTCTAGAATCAACGACTTGTAGAAAAAGCCATCATCCAGATTCCGTAAAAAAAGATTTAACCACCCGGCTAAACCGAATTGAAGGACAAATACGCGGGATTAAAGGCATGGTTGATAAAGATGTCTATTGCGATGATATTATTACCCAATTATCAGCAACTCAATCTGCCTTAAACAGTGTTGCAAAAGTTCTTCTTGCTGGTCATTTAAAAGGCTGTGTGAAAGAACGATTAGCTGCAGGCGAAGATGATGTGCTGGATGAATTACTAACAACGGTTCAAAAACTAATGCGAAAATAA
- a CDS encoding CBS domain-containing protein encodes MKIKDIMSRDIVTCTPTDLISEIAQSMRALDIGCMPVVEGSRVIGMITDRDIVTRSVAKNGKRLVKDVMSDEVISVGPESTSQEAAEIMAQHRIRRLPVIKNEQLVGFVALADLSVPSETAHEASQALHEISEPRHL; translated from the coding sequence GTGAAAATTAAAGACATCATGTCACGAGATATCGTGACATGTACACCTACCGATTTAATATCGGAAATTGCCCAAAGCATGCGTGCTTTGGACATCGGATGTATGCCAGTAGTTGAAGGTTCACGTGTAATCGGGATGATTACTGACCGAGATATCGTTACAAGGTCTGTTGCAAAAAATGGCAAGCGTCTTGTAAAAGATGTCATGTCGGATGAAGTCATTTCTGTAGGTCCTGAATCTACTTCTCAGGAAGCGGCTGAAATCATGGCGCAACACCGTATCCGCCGACTTCCTGTCATCAAGAATGAACAACTTGTTGGCTTCGTAGCTCTTGCAGATTTATCTGTACCAAGTGAGACAGCACATGAAGCTTCTCAAGCTCTCCATGAAATTTCAGAACCGAGACATCTTTAA
- a CDS encoding L-cystine transporter, protein MGRKHISFSKRVFTGLGLGIAYGLVLHYAYGTDSEILSESVQWFNLVGNGYIKLLQMIVMPLVFISILSAFTKITIGKNFGKKTGLILSLLIGTTAVAAAVGILSAVVFDLDASQIVSGDAETERGAYIEMRTAEVADRTLPEQIVDLLPGNPFLDFTGARPTSTIAVVIFAAFLGFAYLGIARKEEEHAAVLKSTVDAVYAWIMRVVKIILRLTPYGILAIMARTVATSDFDAIYDLGKFVIASYVALIIMFAIHLLIVSLSGLNPFTYVKKAAEPLLFAFTSRSSAGTLPLTINAQTTRLGVPEGIANFAGSFGLSIGQNGCAGIYPAMLAVMIAPTVGQNPLEPMFLLTLIAVVAISSFGVAGVGGGATFAAILVLSAMDLPVALAGLLISVEPLIDMGRTALNVSGAMVSGVTTSKITGELDTDMYNEAIDNQTV, encoded by the coding sequence ATGGGACGGAAGCATATTTCATTTTCAAAAAGGGTGTTCACAGGACTTGGCTTAGGGATTGCATATGGTCTAGTTTTACACTATGCATATGGGACAGATTCTGAAATACTGAGTGAATCAGTCCAATGGTTCAATCTAGTTGGAAATGGTTACATCAAATTGCTTCAAATGATTGTTATGCCATTAGTGTTCATTTCCATCCTTTCTGCCTTTACCAAGATTACAATCGGGAAAAATTTCGGCAAAAAGACGGGCCTTATTTTAAGCTTATTGATTGGTACTACAGCAGTTGCTGCTGCAGTCGGAATCCTTTCAGCGGTTGTATTCGATTTGGATGCTTCACAAATTGTGAGCGGAGACGCTGAAACGGAGCGCGGCGCTTACATTGAAATGCGTACGGCAGAAGTGGCTGATCGAACATTGCCAGAACAGATTGTTGATTTGTTACCAGGAAACCCATTCCTTGATTTCACTGGTGCACGACCGACCTCCACTATTGCAGTTGTCATTTTTGCTGCATTTTTAGGCTTCGCTTATTTAGGAATAGCTAGAAAAGAAGAAGAACATGCGGCAGTACTAAAAAGCACCGTGGATGCAGTGTATGCATGGATCATGCGTGTTGTGAAAATCATCTTACGTTTGACGCCATATGGAATTTTGGCCATTATGGCACGCACCGTTGCCACGTCTGATTTTGATGCCATTTATGATTTAGGAAAGTTTGTCATTGCATCATACGTCGCATTGATTATTATGTTTGCTATTCACTTATTGATCGTTTCACTTTCTGGATTAAACCCATTCACTTATGTGAAAAAAGCAGCTGAACCATTATTGTTTGCTTTCACTTCACGATCAAGTGCAGGTACTTTACCACTGACAATCAATGCTCAAACTACTCGTTTAGGTGTACCAGAAGGTATTGCTAATTTTGCAGGTTCATTCGGGTTATCCATTGGCCAAAATGGTTGTGCAGGTATTTATCCTGCGATGCTTGCGGTCATGATTGCGCCAACAGTAGGACAAAATCCATTAGAGCCGATGTTCCTGTTAACGTTGATTGCTGTTGTAGCCATTAGTTCGTTCGGCGTGGCTGGGGTTGGCGGAGGCGCAACTTTTGCTGCTATTCTCGTATTGTCCGCAATGGATTTACCTGTTGCATTAGCTGGGTTACTAATTTCAGTCGAGCCTTTAATTGATATGGGACGTACAGCGCTAAATGTAAGTGGCGCTATGGTGTCAGGTGTTACGACTTCTAAAATAACAGGCGAACTGGATACTGATATGTACAATGAAGCAATCGATAACCAAACGGTGTAA
- the copZ gene encoding copper chaperone CopZ yields MVDHVTLKVEGMSCGHCVKAIESSVTKISGVDNVQVHLENGTVGVEFNKDVVEVEKITDTIEEQGYSVAK; encoded by the coding sequence ATGGTAGATCACGTTACATTAAAAGTGGAAGGTATGTCTTGTGGACATTGTGTTAAAGCAATTGAAAGCAGTGTTACAAAAATTTCTGGTGTTGATAACGTGCAGGTACATCTGGAAAACGGCACAGTGGGTGTTGAATTTAACAAAGACGTAGTTGAAGTTGAAAAAATTACGGATACGATAGAAGAGCAAGGATACTCGGTGGCTAAATAA
- a CDS encoding MFS transporter — protein sequence MEESLKLKKATYHLWTFTISKLISTFGVSVFSFGISFYILSVTGSATSFAIVLICSILPRVLVAPFAGYAADKYPKKMIIIIAQICSVLAVGGLLVVSLTFGLSLIAIYITQIILSITSLFSGVTFSSSIANLVDDARIQKAMSFNQMSMSIASIGGPAVGGLLFGLVSMKMFLIIHMVSYIIAVILESTMDFNLYSKKAAEFIEEKKETMLENMKAGITYLKQHRVLSVIVWVALVINFFFGAFTVGYSYILVEELKVQSAHFGITEGAMSIGMLLASIYLSARKDIKFPLIVSKRGIIIMGLLMATATLPLLVTLSYMGIVSFYFVLMFSFGVAMIFVNTPIGVMMQKQIAEEYRGRVFGLLETMSMSLMPLAMVLFGFLFDIVPAQYVLLASSSIMLAAVIYMLRPSVMKQAHPDLEEEMVSEPIKAVSTH from the coding sequence ATGGAAGAATCACTGAAGTTAAAAAAAGCGACCTATCACTTGTGGACGTTCACTATTAGTAAATTAATTTCGACGTTCGGTGTCAGTGTCTTTTCGTTTGGAATCAGCTTTTATATTTTATCGGTAACAGGTTCTGCAACGAGCTTCGCTATAGTGCTGATCTGCAGCATACTGCCAAGAGTTCTTGTTGCGCCGTTTGCAGGGTATGCAGCGGATAAATATCCTAAAAAAATGATCATTATAATTGCACAGATATGCAGTGTGTTGGCGGTAGGCGGGTTATTGGTTGTTAGTCTAACTTTTGGACTTTCACTGATTGCCATTTATATTACGCAAATCATTTTATCAATAACCTCGTTGTTTTCTGGGGTTACATTCAGTTCTTCCATTGCAAATTTGGTGGATGATGCACGAATTCAAAAAGCGATGTCTTTCAATCAAATGTCAATGTCAATCGCATCAATAGGAGGACCTGCGGTAGGAGGTCTATTGTTCGGTCTGGTATCCATGAAAATGTTCCTCATCATTCACATGGTCAGTTACATCATTGCTGTCATTCTTGAATCCACTATGGATTTCAATTTGTACTCGAAGAAAGCGGCGGAATTTATAGAAGAGAAAAAAGAAACGATGCTTGAAAACATGAAAGCTGGCATCACTTACTTGAAACAGCACAGGGTACTTTCGGTAATCGTATGGGTAGCTTTAGTAATCAACTTCTTTTTCGGTGCGTTTACGGTTGGTTATTCTTACATCCTCGTAGAAGAACTGAAGGTTCAATCAGCCCATTTCGGTATAACGGAAGGAGCAATGTCTATCGGAATGCTGTTGGCTTCCATTTATTTATCCGCACGCAAGGATATTAAGTTTCCGCTTATTGTCTCGAAAAGAGGGATTATTATAATGGGGCTTCTGATGGCCACTGCCACGCTGCCCTTACTTGTGACTCTTTCTTATATGGGGATTGTCAGTTTCTATTTCGTTCTCATGTTCTCCTTCGGTGTGGCCATGATTTTTGTTAATACACCGATTGGCGTCATGATGCAAAAACAAATAGCGGAGGAGTACAGAGGTAGGGTTTTCGGACTCCTTGAAACGATGTCTATGTCATTGATGCCACTTGCGATGGTATTGTTCGGTTTCTTGTTCGATATCGTACCTGCACAATATGTATTGCTAGCTTCAAGTTCCATTATGTTGGCAGCCGTCATTTACATGCTTCGACCATCCGTTATGAAACAAGCACATCCGGATTTGGAAGAAGAAATGGTTTCTGAACCAATTAAAGCCGTATCAACCCATTAA
- a CDS encoding helix-turn-helix transcriptional regulator — MDSLGLRIRKLRKQQKLTLEALAGDQLTKGMLSLIENGKAQPSMESLSYIAKRLGIESSELMEDVSQTEKRSLLAKVEKLYKVEFSDLKDEHQQIIELVQPVVDKLSISYESARLLEIYSKCGYYLKLDDWETYYNQAMKLYEQLHLYNQWASLAMFKGLIKFNQHAYKEALSIILEEHARFDSPAIKLDAVTTLDYMYIESILYSAVGKYEESQLKMNEALIYSKEERIFYRIDDLYRLAGAQAIINGNDADREYYLRKVRQYGEFAENLYSTAMAELLEAHYYNSYAHEYDKALTHIERFLELGKELYKNTEDTNHYLLEKGKSLFGLGQINKALTLLNQYKVPDYTHHPLDLSMSYEVHAYRAKCYAKLGDKEKAVNEAKIGHDLILPLPETPYKTFILHTYNDLLKSSDSF; from the coding sequence ATGGATTCACTTGGATTACGTATCAGAAAATTACGCAAGCAACAGAAACTCACATTGGAAGCATTAGCTGGAGATCAGCTAACAAAAGGAATGTTGAGTTTAATTGAAAACGGCAAAGCCCAACCTTCTATGGAGAGCTTATCTTATATTGCAAAAAGACTTGGGATTGAATCGTCCGAATTGATGGAAGACGTCAGTCAAACGGAAAAAAGAAGTTTGTTGGCCAAAGTGGAAAAATTATATAAAGTGGAATTCTCGGATTTAAAGGACGAACACCAACAAATAATTGAACTCGTGCAGCCGGTTGTCGACAAATTGTCAATCAGTTACGAATCAGCACGTTTACTCGAGATTTACAGTAAATGCGGCTACTATTTAAAACTTGATGATTGGGAAACTTACTATAATCAGGCAATGAAACTTTACGAGCAATTGCATCTATACAATCAGTGGGCATCGCTAGCGATGTTTAAAGGGTTAATCAAGTTCAACCAACACGCTTACAAAGAAGCCTTGTCGATTATTTTGGAAGAGCATGCCCGTTTTGATTCACCCGCCATCAAACTGGATGCCGTGACCACCCTTGACTACATGTACATTGAATCCATTTTATATTCCGCAGTTGGCAAATATGAAGAATCCCAGTTGAAAATGAATGAAGCCTTAATTTACTCAAAAGAAGAACGAATTTTTTACCGTATCGACGATTTATATCGATTGGCTGGAGCCCAGGCCATTATCAACGGAAACGATGCGGACCGTGAATACTATCTCCGCAAGGTCAGACAATACGGGGAATTCGCAGAAAATCTTTATTCCACAGCCATGGCAGAATTACTGGAAGCACATTATTACAATTCCTATGCACATGAGTACGATAAAGCGCTGACCCATATCGAACGTTTTCTAGAACTCGGAAAAGAACTGTATAAGAATACAGAGGATACCAACCACTACCTGCTCGAAAAAGGAAAATCATTATTCGGTCTGGGTCAAATCAATAAAGCGCTGACGCTACTAAACCAATATAAAGTGCCCGACTATACCCATCACCCACTTGATTTATCAATGAGTTATGAGGTTCATGCCTATCGTGCGAAATGCTACGCCAAACTTGGTGATAAAGAAAAAGCGGTGAATGAAGCCAAGATTGGTCATGACTTGATTCTACCGTTACCCGAAACACCATATAAAACGTTTATTCTCCATACGTATAACGACTTGTTAAAAAGCAGTGACTCCTTCTGA
- a CDS encoding MFS transporter produces MKKAILLLMSVQFFVYLGFGIIIPILPEVVLEQGYSEVHVGGLLTIYALASFFTAPLWGSLSDRTGRKKLILIGLLGFSMSFLIFALFIEQLPMLYVSRIVGGIFSGALYTAVTGFVADMTTEEERNKYMGLLGMSIGLGFIFGPAIGGVLGGLTLQLPFIVSALLILALMVYAGLILKEPESRGEARKRAIVPKGANKLWQYRIRYLFLFSFMVTFLLAGLEATFQLFQIDKISITPLQLGYLFMASGLVDAAIQGGVVRRVKNGQETKWIMAAQVVTAIGLILLLFTGSLLWAGFALSVFTAGNALARTVLVSLTTKESGGRYGTAAGMTYSMDNMGRIIGPLLFTWIFTVQPDNVYVLSAVLALISIVLIILFLNSSKSLKNENPASS; encoded by the coding sequence ATGAAGAAAGCCATTTTGTTATTGATGTCTGTACAATTTTTTGTGTATTTAGGTTTTGGAATCATCATTCCAATTCTGCCTGAGGTAGTTTTGGAGCAGGGTTACAGTGAAGTTCACGTTGGCGGATTATTGACGATTTATGCATTAGCTTCCTTCTTTACAGCTCCACTGTGGGGTTCATTATCGGATCGAACAGGAAGAAAAAAATTAATTCTGATTGGCCTATTAGGTTTCAGTATGAGTTTTTTGATTTTCGCTCTCTTTATTGAGCAGCTACCGATGTTATATGTCTCACGAATCGTCGGAGGTATTTTTTCCGGAGCATTATATACAGCCGTTACCGGGTTTGTAGCGGATATGACGACTGAAGAAGAACGCAACAAATATATGGGCTTGCTTGGGATGTCAATAGGACTCGGTTTCATTTTCGGACCTGCTATTGGCGGTGTCCTCGGTGGCCTTACACTGCAACTTCCCTTCATTGTTTCGGCTTTATTGATACTAGCCTTGATGGTGTATGCGGGTCTTATTTTAAAAGAACCGGAATCTAGAGGGGAAGCAAGAAAAAGAGCCATTGTGCCAAAAGGTGCCAACAAACTCTGGCAGTATCGAATTCGCTATCTCTTCTTGTTCTCATTTATGGTGACGTTTCTGCTTGCAGGCCTGGAAGCTACATTCCAGTTGTTCCAAATTGATAAAATATCGATTACTCCTCTGCAACTCGGCTATTTATTTATGGCAAGTGGTTTAGTAGATGCCGCTATTCAAGGCGGTGTCGTTCGACGTGTGAAAAATGGTCAGGAAACGAAATGGATTATGGCGGCACAGGTAGTAACAGCCATTGGACTGATATTATTACTATTTACAGGCAGCCTTCTGTGGGCCGGCTTTGCACTCAGCGTCTTTACAGCCGGAAATGCACTTGCACGAACAGTATTGGTTTCATTGACGACAAAAGAGTCTGGTGGCAGGTATGGAACAGCGGCAGGTATGACGTATTCGATGGACAATATGGGTCGTATTATCGGTCCCCTTCTGTTCACATGGATTTTTACCGTACAGCCAGATAACGTATATGTTTTATCAGCTGTTCTTGCGCTGATTTCTATTGTCTTAATTATCTTGTTCCTCAACTCCAGTAAGTCATTGAAAAACGAAAATCCAGCCTCCTCATGA
- a CDS encoding Lmo0850 family protein: MTKEVDLRKIVSNLSKLGVTVTLTKSRLEMLKALAAPTQTPHTQG; encoded by the coding sequence ATGACGAAAGAAGTTGATTTGCGAAAAATCGTTTCGAACTTGTCAAAGTTGGGTGTCACCGTAACGCTTACCAAATCTCGTCTCGAAATGTTAAAAGCACTCGCTGCACCAACTCAGACTCCACATACTCAAGGCTGA
- a CDS encoding heavy metal translocating P-type ATPase, whose amino-acid sequence MIETQQELSITGMTCAACANRIEKGLQKMEGVSSATVNFATEKAHITYDAKTIQPNQLEDQVRGLGYDVISEQVDLRIQGMTCAACSTRIEKGLNNLPGVNEAAINLALETGKISFNPNQTNPHDIVKKIQDLGYDATFKNDAKAEAIDYKKADIQKKTRLFWISAILSLPLLWTMLGHFSFTSALYVPELLMNPFVQWALATPVQFWIGWMFYKGAYFALRNKSANMDVLVALGTSAAYFYSIYLVLDSLQHGETHMLGLYFETSAVLITLILLGKVFEARAKGHSSDAIKKLMNLQPSLAIIEENGLTREIPIESVQKGDILLIKPGASIPVDGVVLSGSSAVDESMLTGESLPVEKAQNDEVFAATINANGALRIKAAKIGKETVLSSIIRVVEEAQGSKAPIQRLADRISGIFVPVVVGLALLTFLVWYLFVDIGNFASALESTIAVLVIACPCALGLATPTSIMAGSGRSAELGILFKTAEAMENTKSIDTVVFDKTGTITKGKPAVTEFIVANQQDRQTLILLAAAAESNSEHPVAHAITSFGKEINEIQYKSSAFEAIPGHGIKSTINSKAIVIGTRKLLSDHTIELDSALDQASSLEQDGKTVMFMAVDDVHVATIAIADQVKETSKAAIQKLQQMGIHVVMLTGDQETTAQAIARQVGIEHVVAGVFPTKKAEVITSLKDEGRKVAMVGDGINDAPALAVADIGIAMGTGTAVAMEAADVTLMHGDLLRVPDTLLMSRLTVRNIKQNLFWALAYNSIGIPIAAAGLLAPWVAGAAMAFSSVSVVLNALRLQRAKL is encoded by the coding sequence ATGATTGAAACTCAACAAGAATTATCGATAACCGGTATGACTTGTGCAGCTTGTGCAAATCGCATTGAAAAAGGGCTTCAGAAAATGGAAGGTGTATCTTCCGCTACCGTTAACTTTGCAACTGAAAAAGCACATATTACATACGATGCGAAAACCATTCAACCGAATCAGTTAGAAGACCAAGTTCGCGGACTTGGCTATGACGTAATCAGTGAGCAAGTTGACCTGAGAATTCAAGGAATGACATGTGCAGCTTGTTCAACCCGTATTGAAAAAGGATTGAATAATTTGCCTGGTGTAAATGAAGCAGCCATAAATTTAGCGCTTGAAACAGGAAAGATTTCATTTAATCCGAATCAGACAAACCCACATGACATTGTGAAGAAAATCCAAGATTTAGGGTACGATGCAACTTTCAAAAATGATGCAAAAGCCGAAGCCATTGATTATAAAAAAGCGGACATTCAAAAGAAAACCCGTTTGTTCTGGATTTCTGCCATTCTATCACTTCCCCTTTTATGGACAATGTTAGGACATTTTTCATTTACTTCAGCGTTATATGTTCCAGAGCTTTTAATGAATCCATTTGTTCAATGGGCATTAGCGACACCGGTTCAATTTTGGATTGGCTGGATGTTTTATAAAGGGGCGTATTTTGCACTTCGCAATAAGAGTGCCAATATGGATGTTTTAGTTGCTCTCGGTACATCGGCAGCTTATTTTTACAGTATTTATCTCGTATTGGATAGCTTGCAACACGGGGAAACACATATGCTCGGACTGTATTTCGAAACAAGTGCAGTGTTGATTACCCTTATTTTACTAGGGAAAGTCTTCGAAGCGCGTGCGAAAGGGCATTCTTCAGATGCTATAAAAAAATTAATGAATCTTCAACCGTCATTAGCCATAATTGAGGAAAATGGCCTGACGCGTGAAATCCCTATAGAATCTGTGCAAAAAGGCGATATCTTGCTTATTAAGCCAGGTGCATCCATTCCGGTTGACGGCGTTGTCCTATCCGGTTCATCTGCGGTGGATGAATCCATGCTGACCGGAGAAAGTTTGCCTGTTGAAAAAGCACAAAATGATGAAGTCTTCGCTGCAACAATCAATGCGAATGGAGCACTGCGAATAAAAGCTGCGAAGATCGGTAAAGAAACCGTTCTGTCTTCCATTATCCGTGTGGTTGAAGAAGCACAAGGATCCAAAGCTCCGATACAAAGATTGGCAGACCGAATCTCGGGTATATTTGTGCCGGTTGTTGTAGGACTTGCTCTTCTGACCTTCCTAGTTTGGTACCTTTTTGTGGACATCGGTAACTTTGCCTCGGCATTGGAAAGTACGATTGCTGTACTGGTCATTGCTTGTCCATGTGCGCTTGGGCTTGCAACTCCTACTTCAATTATGGCGGGATCAGGTCGCTCGGCTGAGCTTGGGATATTATTCAAGACAGCTGAAGCAATGGAAAACACAAAATCTATAGATACGGTTGTGTTCGATAAAACTGGAACCATCACAAAAGGTAAACCTGCTGTAACAGAGTTTATTGTTGCAAATCAGCAGGATCGACAAACACTCATTCTGTTGGCTGCGGCTGCCGAAAGTAATTCTGAGCATCCAGTAGCACATGCGATTACTTCTTTTGGTAAGGAAATCAATGAAATCCAGTATAAGAGTTCTGCATTTGAAGCGATTCCAGGGCACGGCATTAAGAGTACTATTAATTCCAAAGCAATTGTCATTGGCACACGTAAACTTTTGTCTGACCACACGATCGAGTTAGACTCGGCATTGGATCAAGCTTCTTCACTCGAACAGGACGGGAAAACGGTCATGTTCATGGCCGTTGATGATGTTCATGTCGCCACGATCGCAATCGCTGATCAAGTAAAAGAAACTTCAAAGGCAGCTATTCAAAAGTTACAGCAAATGGGCATTCACGTGGTGATGTTAACTGGCGATCAGGAAACAACCGCGCAGGCGATTGCGAGACAAGTTGGCATCGAGCATGTCGTTGCAGGTGTCTTCCCTACGAAAAAAGCAGAAGTCATCACATCTCTGAAAGATGAAGGTCGCAAGGTTGCCATGGTCGGTGACGGCATCAATGACGCTCCAGCTTTAGCCGTTGCTGATATCGGAATTGCCATGGGCACTGGAACGGCCGTTGCGATGGAAGCGGCAGACGTAACATTGATGCACGGAGATTTACTGCGTGTACCTGACACATTACTCATGAGTCGTTTGACAGTACGAAATATTAAACAAAATTTATTCTGGGCATTAGCCTACAATTCTATCGGCATCCCGATTGCGGCTGCCGGCTTACTTGCACCTTGGGTTGCTGGAGCTGCCATGGCATTTAGTTCGGTTTCGGTTGTATTAAATGCACTGCGTCTTCAACGTGCAAAACTTTAA